From Solea solea chromosome 20, fSolSol10.1, whole genome shotgun sequence, one genomic window encodes:
- the LOC131447887 gene encoding gonadotropin-releasing hormone II receptor-like, whose protein sequence is MAGNQSLWDSTPPAPVQDISVLSFLNVSAPPTAPPWKAPTFTVAARCRVAATLVLFVFAAVSNLSVLISVCWGRGYRLAAHLRPLIASLASADLVMTFVVMPLDAIWNITVQWYGGDIMCKLLCFLKLFAMHSAAFILVVVSLDRYRAILHPLDSLDAGLRNRRMLLVAWVLSVLLASPQLFIFRAIKADGVDFTQCVTHGSFRDRWQETAYNMFHFVTLYVFPLLVMTFCYTRIFTKINGQMHKRKDGEHCLRRSGTDMIPKARMKTLKMTIVIVSSFVICWTPYYLMGIWYWFQPAMIQHTPEYVHHILFVFGNLNTCCDPVIYGFYTSSFRADIADVVACCRCRRGNNASPRSEDGLSARRAGAPGEMESDLSSNQHSGNPS, encoded by the exons ATGGCAGGAAACCAGTCTCTGTGGGACTCCACACCACCTGCTCCCGTGCAGGACATCTCCGTCCTCTCCTTCCTCAACGTCTCTGCCCCGCCCACCGCTCCACCCTGGAAGGCCCCGACCTTCACCGTGGCAGCCCGCTGTCGCGTGGCGGCCACGCTGGTGCTGTTTGTCTTTGCCGCCGTCAGTAACCTGTCGGTCCTCATCAGTGTGTGCTGGGGGCGGGGCTACCGCCTGGCTGCGCACCTGCGCCCGCTCATCGCCAGCTTGGCCTCGGCGGATCTGGTGATGACGTTCGTGGTGATGCCCCTGGACGCCATTTGGAACATCACGGTGCAGTGGTACGGCGGGGACATCATGTGCAAGCTGCTGTGCTTCCTCAAGCTCTTTGCCATGCACTCGGCCGCGTTCATTCTGGTGGTGGTGAGTCTGGACCGGTACCGGGCCATCCTCCACCCTCTGGACTCTCTGGACGCCGGGCTCAGGAACAGACGCATGCTGCTCGTGGCCTGGGTGCTGAGCGTGTTGCTGGCTTCCCCACAG CTGTTCATCTTTCGGGCCATTAAGGCCGACGGCGTGGACTTCACTCAGTGTGTGACCCACGGCAGTTTCCGGGACCGCTGGCAGGAGACGGCATACAACATGTTTCACTTTGTGACGCTGTATGTCTTCCCGCTGCTTGTCATGACTTTCTGCTACACCCGCATCTTCACCAAGATCAATGGGCAGATGCACAAGAGAAAAG ATGGCGAGCACTGCCTCAGACGCAGTGGAACAGACATGATCCCCAAAGCTCGGATGAAGACTCTGAAGATGACCATCGTGATCGTCAGCTCCTTCGTCATCTGCTGGACGCCCTACTACCTGATGGGGATCTGGTACTGGTTCCAGCCGGCGATGATCCAGCACACGCCCGAGTATGTCCACCACATACTGTTTGTCTTTGGCAACCTGAACACGTGCTGCGACCCCGTCATCTACGGCTTCTACACGTCGTCGTTCCGCGCCGACATCGCCGACGTGGTGGCGTGCTGCCGCTGTCGCCGCGGCAACAACGCCTCGCCTCGCTCTGAGGATGGCCTTTCCGCTCGCAGAGCCGGAGCCCCTGGGGAGATGGAGTCTGATTTGAGTTCAAATCAGCACAGCGGGAATCCGAGTTAA